One genomic region from Pseudoduganella lutea encodes:
- a CDS encoding glycosyltransferase family 4 protein: MNEQYPSKHVMSLSDEVPPNWDDAAYLARYADVAEAVKNGGFANGYAHFIANGLWEGREAATRSQVTKREPWPWSDELYLRANPGLKSALALHGLTATWHYQNAGRREGRPTGLEDVLQEFLDRTELEPWISEEMHKHSEYEPGLDFMPFPAPLHYTPLSKITWAEGMGKVKGYLRQQDYDFAFFLPWLKKGGADLASLYHIASLSARGLRTVVFLTENTDSEWLHRLPADVDVVPFGELFSEANLYCQAQIVYHLISALGPAKVHIINSHAAWEALKRFTRPMKSLAEIYVSLYCYDYTDIDEPVGYARFIRQCVHGVAGIYTDNTTFKNHLADDIGIDPGIIHVLPHPVSHRPLAKPYPHLSRKVLWASRLDRQKQPEILIEIAKRMPFVTFDVFGSAVVEHGDAIVQRLQSVPNIVYKGPFSSPSELTREQYRCFLYTSLWDGLPNILLEMLWAGMTVVAPDIGGIRADLGVDHCMIVKDISSPQAYIDALQWIIQHPSEAEQLRLRGQAYVRRRHNDENFDLALQASHYFPGSTGDDVAVLSEL, translated from the coding sequence ATGAATGAACAATACCCAAGCAAACACGTGATGTCGCTCAGCGATGAGGTTCCTCCAAACTGGGACGACGCCGCTTACCTGGCCAGGTATGCCGACGTTGCGGAGGCCGTCAAGAATGGCGGTTTCGCGAATGGTTATGCGCATTTCATTGCCAACGGGTTGTGGGAAGGACGCGAGGCGGCAACCAGATCGCAGGTAACGAAGAGAGAACCCTGGCCATGGTCTGACGAGCTTTACCTGCGGGCGAATCCAGGCTTGAAGTCCGCGCTGGCACTGCACGGCCTGACTGCTACATGGCATTACCAGAATGCCGGTCGACGCGAAGGCCGCCCTACCGGCCTCGAAGATGTATTGCAAGAATTTCTGGACCGAACGGAGCTGGAACCGTGGATATCGGAGGAAATGCACAAGCATTCCGAATACGAGCCCGGGCTCGATTTCATGCCATTTCCAGCGCCATTGCATTACACGCCGCTGTCCAAGATCACGTGGGCCGAAGGCATGGGTAAGGTCAAGGGGTACCTGCGCCAGCAAGACTATGATTTTGCATTTTTCTTGCCATGGTTGAAAAAAGGTGGCGCCGACCTAGCAAGCCTGTATCACATTGCCTCGCTAAGTGCTCGTGGCCTGCGTACGGTTGTTTTTCTGACGGAAAACACGGACTCCGAATGGCTGCACCGGCTTCCAGCGGACGTCGATGTCGTACCGTTTGGCGAATTGTTCAGTGAAGCAAACCTGTATTGCCAGGCACAGATCGTTTATCACCTGATCAGTGCGCTGGGACCTGCCAAGGTCCATATCATCAACAGCCATGCTGCCTGGGAAGCGTTGAAGCGTTTTACGCGGCCGATGAAATCGCTGGCGGAAATCTATGTATCGCTGTACTGCTACGATTACACGGATATCGACGAACCGGTAGGTTATGCGCGTTTTATCCGCCAATGCGTGCATGGCGTAGCAGGTATCTACACGGACAATACGACCTTCAAGAACCATCTTGCAGACGATATCGGAATCGATCCAGGGATCATTCACGTCCTGCCGCATCCCGTAAGCCACCGTCCACTGGCGAAACCTTACCCCCATCTCTCCAGGAAAGTACTGTGGGCCAGCCGCCTCGATCGCCAGAAGCAGCCGGAAATCCTGATCGAGATCGCCAAGCGCATGCCGTTCGTGACGTTCGATGTATTTGGATCGGCTGTCGTCGAACATGGCGACGCAATTGTCCAACGCCTGCAGTCGGTCCCGAATATCGTATACAAGGGTCCGTTCTCCAGCCCGTCGGAACTGACACGCGAGCAATACCGCTGCTTCCTGTACACCTCATTGTGGGATGGGCTGCCGAACATCCTGCTCGAGATGCTGTGGGCAGGAATGACCGTCGTCGCGCCGGATATAGGCGGGATCCGAGCCGATCTTGGTGTCGACCACTGCATGATCGTGAAGGATATCAGTTCACCCCAGGCGTATATCGACGCCTTGCAATGGATTATCCAGCATCCGTCGGAGGCAGAACAGCTGCGTTTGCGTGGCCAGGCATATGTTCGCCGGCGGCACAACGACGAAAACTTCGATCTGGCTTTGCAGGCCAGCCATTATTTTCCAGGAAGTACCGGTGACGATGTCGCCGTGTTGTCGGAACTTTAG
- a CDS encoding polysaccharide pyruvyl transferase family protein, protein MNRGDLFVHESTLRLLDYDYMEEVPDISAVSDELYDYYNRNFDYVIIRGSNYIRDDGPLRQWLPFFQRIEIPILAFGIGAQAPSMDSTIELHPDTVAALKEISAKSVHSIGVRGDHSKRLLNELGIDNVQTIGCPSIFRERNPHVRIRYLPQSHRNLSFTTHPYLGGLYTRDDRNSRAMQVRLIQKLRSSGYHLKYLTQGISAETKIVYKMDQESGINELKEIGWLEDDQGFTDDFIRNAVCFETGNEYYEYSRNSDMNFGTRLHGNITALAMGRPAVFVAYDSRTAELAEFFSIPVLFEDAVTEDFDVEKFLGEVSFSAFNRQFNARYNNFVNFLNDNKIGHRMTEAD, encoded by the coding sequence ATGAATCGCGGCGACCTGTTCGTGCATGAATCGACACTGCGCCTTCTGGACTATGACTACATGGAAGAAGTCCCCGATATCTCCGCTGTCAGCGACGAGCTTTATGATTACTACAACCGCAATTTCGATTACGTCATCATTCGCGGATCAAACTACATTCGCGATGACGGGCCGCTTCGTCAATGGTTGCCCTTCTTTCAGCGCATAGAGATTCCCATTCTTGCTTTCGGTATTGGCGCGCAAGCCCCGAGCATGGATAGCACCATCGAACTCCACCCCGATACCGTCGCCGCATTGAAAGAAATTTCAGCAAAGTCCGTGCACTCGATAGGTGTCCGTGGCGATCATAGTAAAAGACTGCTGAATGAGCTTGGCATTGACAATGTGCAGACCATTGGCTGCCCGAGCATTTTTCGAGAACGAAATCCGCATGTGAGAATACGTTACCTGCCTCAATCCCACCGCAATCTCTCGTTCACCACGCATCCTTACCTCGGTGGACTTTATACAAGAGACGACCGGAACTCCCGGGCAATGCAGGTAAGATTGATCCAGAAGCTTCGCTCCAGCGGTTACCATCTCAAATATCTTACTCAAGGCATTTCTGCCGAGACAAAGATAGTCTACAAAATGGACCAGGAAAGCGGCATCAACGAGCTGAAAGAAATAGGTTGGCTCGAAGATGACCAGGGGTTCACGGATGATTTCATCCGGAATGCAGTCTGCTTTGAAACAGGGAACGAATACTATGAGTATTCGCGAAATTCAGACATGAATTTCGGCACGCGGCTGCACGGCAACATCACCGCACTGGCCATGGGGCGGCCTGCGGTATTCGTCGCGTATGATTCACGAACTGCCGAACTGGCGGAATTTTTCTCGATTCCCGTGCTGTTCGAGGATGCGGTGACCGAAGATTTCGATGTCGAGAAATTCCTGGGCGAAGTGTCTTTTTCGGCTTTCAATCGACAATTCAACGCGCGCTATAACAACTTCGTGAATTTCCTGAACGACAACAAAATCGGGCACCGGATGACAGAGGCAGACTGA